DNA from Polaribacter sp. NJDZ03:
AGATTTAAAAGAAAATCATCTTTTTAATTCACTTTTATTTCAGATTCTAATAGAACTACCAAGATTTGATTTGACAGTTGCAGATTGGACAAGTCAAACTCAAAGCTTTATGAAAGAAAAATTGAATTTAGATTATGATGTTGATCTTAATCTGCGAAATAGAAAATCAAAATTTTTCAACAAAGAAAAAACATTAAACGAATCAATAAACATTCATTTTAAAAAATCATATTCTGAATCCAATATTCCAATTACTACTATTCACCAAGTCAAAGGAAAAACTTTAGATTCAGTATTAATATTTTTTAACGATAGAAAGCACGCTAGTAACATTCTATTTGAAGATATTTCAAATCCAGATAACAGCTTTCCTAACGAAAACAAAAGGTTAATTTATGTTGCTATGTCAAGACCTAAAAGAGTATTAGCAATGGCATTCCCTAATACAATCAGTGATAATAGCTTATATAAGAAGTTTGGAACGAATATTAAAATTGTAACTGAAGATGAAATTAATTATAATTAAATAACTATATAATATTTTCTTCTCATTTATTTTAGTTCTTGAATCATTATATTTAAAGTATAACAGTTAAAAACAAAAAAGCAACTCAATGAGTTGCTTTTTTTAATTTATAGATGCATTCTTTAATGCTTATTGGTCTTCAGCAACTCCGGAAACCTCTTTTTAAATTTGTTTAATCTTGGCACAGAAACCGCCTTTATATAACCTTGGTTTGGGTTATTATGCTCAAAATCTTGGTGATAGTCTTCTGCTTTGTAAAACTTTTTAAATTTAGTAACTTCCGTTACTATTTTACCGTTATAAACATCTTTGTTTAGTTGACTAATCATTTTTTCTATAATTGCCTTTTCAGCATCCGTTTCATAAAAAGCAATAGATCTGTATTGTGTTCCGTAATCTGGGTGTTGTCCATTCTTGGTTGTTGGATTGTGAGAACCAAAAAACACGGTAACTAACGTTTCAAAAGACACTTTTTCCGGATTGTAATACACCGCTACAGTTTCTGAATGTCCTGTTTTTCCGGTTCCAATACTTTTATACGTTGGGTTTAACGTATGCCCACCAGCATAACCAGAAACAGCTTCTTCTACTCCACTTACACTTTCAAAAATAGCTTCTACACACCAAAAACATCCACTTGCAAAATACGCTACTTTAGTATTTTCTTTGGCAATATAAATTGCTTTGGTTTCAGTTTTAGTTTCTTTTTTATCAGTAAAACCAAAACAAGAAATTAATAATATTGATAAACTTAAAAAGGTAACAGACTTTAAAATATTCATTTTACTTACGGATTAGGGTTAAAAAGAAAATTGCACAAAAAACAGTTGGTCTATTTTTAGTACAATTTTCCGAACTTTTAATTAAAAAAATCCCAAGGGGTTATATCATTAGGATATCCTTGGAAACATTCAATCCCATTATTGGGGAATCAAATTTAATTTTAACTTACCTAAGTAGTCGTTATAAATATGCATAATTTACACGTTGTTTACAACTTTAAGTTTTTATTAAGAAAATATCTTGTAAAAAATACCTGATACCCCTATTTTTGTTGAATAATTTAGTCACAAAATAAACCGGTCTCGATAAGTGAAGCAAAAAGTTTACTATTTTTTTAAACTTCTATAGCTACTTTTAATCAAAATTCATTTTTGATTTTTAAGAACACTTAAAAAGACGTTAACCATATACAATCTATTATACATGGAGCATTTTATAGTTTCTGCGCGTAAATACCGTCCACAAGTTTTTGCGGATGTTGTTGGGCAACAAGCCATTACAAACACGTTAGAAAAGGCTATAAAAAACAACCATTTGGCACAAGCCTTATTGTTTACAGGTCCTCGTGGAGTTGGTAAAACTTCTTGTGCTAGAATATTAGCTAAAAGCATTAATCAACAAGATGCGGAAGTTTCTGCAGATGAAGATTTTGCTTTTAATATTTTTGAGCTCGATGCTGCTTCTAACAATTCTGTTGATGATATTAGAAGTTTAACAGACCAAGTTCGTATTCCGCCACAAACCGGTAAGTATAAAGTATATATTATAGATGAGGTACACATGTTATCTCAGGCAGCTTTTAATGCTTTTTTAAAAACCTTAGAAGAACCACCTGCACATGCTATTTTTATTTTAGCAACGACAGAAAAGCATAAAATTATTCCGACGATTTTATCTCGTTGTCAAATTTTCGATTTTAAAAGAATTGGTGTTTTAGATGCTAAAAATTACCTAAAAGTAATTTGTGAAAAAGAAAATATTACGGCAGAAGATGATGCTTTGCATATTATCGCTCAAAAAGCGGATGGCGCAATGCGAGATGCTTTGTCTATTTTTGATAGAGTTGTTAGTTTTTCTGGAAGTAATTTAACAAGAGAAGCCGTTACCGAAAACCTGAATGTATTAGACTACGATACGTATTTTAATATGACAGATTTAATGTTAACCAACAAAATACCACAAGTGCTAAATGCATTTAATACTATTTTAGCAAAGGGTTTTGAAGGACATCATTTTATAAACGGATTGGCAAGTCATTTTAGAGATTTACTGGTTGCCAAAGACAAAGCTACTTTAGAATTGTTAGAAGTTGGTGATGCTGCTAAAAAGAAATACTTAGAACAAGCCACTAAGGCAAGCATTCCTTTTTTAATGCAATCTATAGAAAAAGCAAATCAGTGTGATTTGAATTATAGAGCCAGTAAAAATCAGCGACTGCTGGTAGAATTAACCATTATGCAAATTGCCTCTATCACTTTTGATGGAGAAAAAAAAAAATCAGCTAACTACATAATTCCTGCTACATTTTTTCAGGCACTTTCTCCTGCAGTAAAAGAGATTGCAAAACCGGTTGAAAAAAAACTTGAAAAACCTGTCATTGCGCAAGCTCCAAAAGTAGAACCGCCCAAACCTAAGATAAAACCTATTTTAAAATCTGTTGGTAGGCGTGCATCTTCTTTATCGTTAAAAAGTATTCACGAAAAAAAGGTAGAAAAGAAAGCTATTGAAGAAGAAAATTTCGACAACCACCCGAAAGACTTTTTTACCCAAGATGCTTTACAAAATCTATGGAAAGACTACGTTGCTTTGTTAATTCAAAAAGGAGAGCGCAGTATGGCTTCTATTGTAGGCACAGACACACCTCAATTAGGTAAAAACAATAAAATATCTTTTTCGGTTCCTAATAAATTAATGGAAGAGCAATTTAGAAAAGGAAGGTCTGAATTAATTAATTTCTTAAGAAAAAAACTGAACAACTATGGGATCAGTCTAGATGTTCGTTTAAATGAAAGCATAGAAAAGAAGTTTGCCTACACTCCGCAAGAAAAATACAATAAGATGAAAGAAATAAACCCTCTTATCGATAAATTGCGCCAAAGTTTTGAGTTAGATATGTAACAATACTTGTTTTATTGCTGCTTATAAAT
Protein-coding regions in this window:
- the dnaX gene encoding DNA polymerase III subunit gamma/tau — protein: MEHFIVSARKYRPQVFADVVGQQAITNTLEKAIKNNHLAQALLFTGPRGVGKTSCARILAKSINQQDAEVSADEDFAFNIFELDAASNNSVDDIRSLTDQVRIPPQTGKYKVYIIDEVHMLSQAAFNAFLKTLEEPPAHAIFILATTEKHKIIPTILSRCQIFDFKRIGVLDAKNYLKVICEKENITAEDDALHIIAQKADGAMRDALSIFDRVVSFSGSNLTREAVTENLNVLDYDTYFNMTDLMLTNKIPQVLNAFNTILAKGFEGHHFINGLASHFRDLLVAKDKATLELLEVGDAAKKKYLEQATKASIPFLMQSIEKANQCDLNYRASKNQRLLVELTIMQIASITFDGEKKKSANYIIPATFFQALSPAVKEIAKPVEKKLEKPVIAQAPKVEPPKPKIKPILKSVGRRASSLSLKSIHEKKVEKKAIEEENFDNHPKDFFTQDALQNLWKDYVALLIQKGERSMASIVGTDTPQLGKNNKISFSVPNKLMEEQFRKGRSELINFLRKKLNNYGISLDVRLNESIEKKFAYTPQEKYNKMKEINPLIDKLRQSFELDM
- the msrA gene encoding peptide-methionine (S)-S-oxide reductase MsrA — translated: MNILKSVTFLSLSILLISCFGFTDKKETKTETKAIYIAKENTKVAYFASGCFWCVEAIFESVSGVEEAVSGYAGGHTLNPTYKSIGTGKTGHSETVAVYYNPEKVSFETLVTVFFGSHNPTTKNGQHPDYGTQYRSIAFYETDAEKAIIEKMISQLNKDVYNGKIVTEVTKFKKFYKAEDYHQDFEHNNPNQGYIKAVSVPRLNKFKKRFPELLKTNKH